In Streptomyces sp. NBC_01439, the following are encoded in one genomic region:
- a CDS encoding AMP-binding protein encodes MTTESTQDDATARFLAARDFLQERRGDYEAARAGFTWPRPHRFNWALDWFDHIAAGNDADALRIVEEDGTSRGLTFAELAVRSGAAANWLREQGVAPGDRILVMLGNQRELWEVMLGAMKLRAVVIPATPLLGPADLRDRVERGRVRHVIARAEDTAKFDEVPGGYTRIAVGDQVPDGWLELADTAAADGDFTPDGETLATDPLMLYFTSGTTDRPKLVEHTHASYPIGHLSTMYWLGLRPGDVHLNIASPGWAKHAWSNLFAPWNAGATVFVHNYTRFDAERLMAEMDRHGVTTFCAPPTVWRMLIQSDLTKLARPPREAVAAGEPLNPEVIERVRAAWGVTIRDGFGQTETTLQVGNFPGVPVKPGSMGRPAPGYEIVLLDPVTGKESPDEGELCVDLRTRPAGVTTGYRDDPQRTAEAVADGLYRTGDIAARDADGYLTYVGRSDDVFKASDYKISPFELESALLEHEAVAEAAVVPAPDALRLAVPKAYVTLAGGWEPGPETARVLFEHSRAVLSPYKRIRRIEFAELPKTVSGKIRRVELRELTAAGSAGEYDEADLA; translated from the coding sequence ATGACGACCGAGAGCACACAGGACGACGCCACCGCCCGTTTTCTGGCCGCCCGGGACTTCCTGCAGGAACGCCGCGGCGACTACGAGGCCGCCCGCGCCGGATTCACCTGGCCCCGCCCCCACCGCTTCAACTGGGCCCTGGACTGGTTCGACCACATCGCCGCCGGGAACGACGCCGACGCCCTGCGCATCGTCGAGGAGGACGGCACCAGCCGGGGCCTCACCTTCGCGGAGCTCGCCGTACGGTCGGGCGCCGCCGCCAACTGGCTCCGCGAGCAGGGAGTAGCGCCCGGCGACCGGATCCTGGTCATGCTCGGCAACCAGCGCGAGCTGTGGGAGGTGATGCTCGGCGCGATGAAGCTGCGCGCCGTCGTCATCCCGGCCACCCCGCTGCTCGGCCCGGCCGACCTGCGCGACCGGGTCGAACGCGGCCGGGTGCGCCACGTCATCGCGCGCGCCGAGGACACGGCCAAGTTCGACGAGGTGCCGGGCGGTTACACCCGGATCGCCGTCGGGGACCAGGTCCCCGACGGCTGGCTGGAGCTGGCGGACACGGCAGCCGCCGACGGCGATTTCACGCCGGACGGCGAGACCCTCGCCACCGACCCGCTCATGCTCTACTTCACCTCCGGCACCACCGACCGCCCCAAGCTCGTCGAGCACACGCACGCCTCGTACCCCATCGGGCACCTCTCCACCATGTACTGGCTCGGGCTGCGCCCCGGCGACGTGCACCTCAACATCGCCTCGCCCGGCTGGGCCAAGCACGCCTGGTCCAACCTCTTCGCGCCGTGGAACGCCGGAGCGACCGTCTTCGTCCACAACTACACCCGCTTCGACGCCGAGCGACTGATGGCCGAGATGGACCGGCACGGCGTGACCACGTTCTGTGCCCCGCCCACCGTGTGGCGGATGCTGATCCAGTCCGACCTCACCAAGCTGGCCAGGCCCCCGCGCGAGGCCGTCGCCGCCGGGGAACCGCTGAACCCGGAGGTCATCGAGCGGGTCCGCGCCGCCTGGGGCGTCACCATCCGCGACGGCTTCGGCCAGACCGAGACCACCCTCCAGGTCGGGAACTTCCCCGGGGTGCCCGTCAAGCCCGGCTCCATGGGCCGGCCCGCCCCCGGCTACGAGATCGTCCTGCTGGACCCGGTCACCGGCAAGGAGTCCCCCGACGAGGGGGAGCTCTGCGTGGACCTGCGCACCCGGCCGGCCGGGGTGACGACCGGCTACCGCGACGATCCGCAGCGCACGGCCGAGGCCGTGGCGGACGGTCTCTACCGCACCGGTGACATCGCCGCGCGCGACGCCGACGGGTACCTCACCTACGTCGGGCGCTCCGACGACGTGTTCAAGGCCTCTGACTACAAGATCAGCCCGTTCGAGCTGGAGAGCGCCCTGCTGGAACACGAGGCGGTGGCCGAGGCCGCCGTCGTTCCGGCCCCGGACGCGCTGCGGCTCGCGGTCCCGAAGGCGTACGTCACCCTCGCGGGCGGCTGGGAGCCCGGGCCGGAGACCGCCCGGGTGCTGTTCGAGCACTCCCGCGCGGTGCTGTCCCCGTACAAGCGGATCCGCCGCATCGAGTTCGCCGAGCTCCCGAAGACCGTGTCCGGCAAGATCCGCCGGGTGGAGCTGCGGGAGCTCACCGCGGCCGGGTCGGCGGGGGAGTACGACGAGGCCGACCTGGCCTGA
- a CDS encoding winged helix DNA-binding domain-containing protein, which produces MASRTTHPVLSTRALNRATLARQLLLSRAEMSAGDAVAHLLGLQAQNVKPPYFQLHARLAGFRPAELAGLMESREVVRMVTMRSTIHTHTAHDALALRPLVQPARDREVTYFRKGLAGVDLDRLAQRARAFVESEPRTMGEIREELLKEWPDADPQSLSVAARCRLPLVQVTPRGVWGRSGRVRLTTVETWLGKPAGAAQPVDEVVLRYLAAFGPASVKDMQTWAGLTRLREAFERLRPGLLVFQDENGAELFDLPDGPRPDADAPAPPRFLPEFDNLLLSHADRARVVAPEIKGRTWTGNQAHCTLLVDGFLAGLWKLEGQALTVELFHPVPKAAKEEIVAEGELMVEGMADGMADGGGGAAVRFGAINP; this is translated from the coding sequence ATGGCTTCCAGGACGACACACCCCGTACTCAGCACCCGCGCTCTGAACCGTGCCACGCTCGCACGCCAACTGCTGCTGAGCCGTGCCGAGATGTCCGCGGGGGACGCAGTCGCGCACCTGCTCGGGCTGCAGGCGCAGAACGTGAAGCCGCCCTACTTCCAGTTGCACGCCCGGCTCGCCGGCTTCCGGCCCGCCGAGCTGGCCGGGCTCATGGAGTCCCGCGAGGTCGTCCGGATGGTCACCATGCGGTCGACGATCCACACGCACACCGCCCACGACGCCCTGGCCCTGAGGCCCCTCGTCCAGCCCGCCCGCGACCGCGAGGTCACCTACTTCCGCAAGGGGCTCGCGGGGGTGGATCTGGACCGGCTCGCGCAGCGCGCCCGCGCCTTCGTCGAGAGCGAGCCGCGCACCATGGGCGAGATCCGCGAGGAACTGCTCAAGGAATGGCCCGACGCCGACCCGCAGTCCCTGTCCGTCGCCGCCCGCTGCCGGCTGCCGCTGGTCCAGGTCACCCCCCGTGGGGTGTGGGGGCGCAGCGGCCGGGTCCGGCTCACCACCGTCGAGACCTGGCTCGGGAAGCCCGCCGGTGCGGCGCAGCCCGTGGACGAGGTCGTGCTGCGCTACCTCGCAGCCTTCGGGCCCGCCTCCGTCAAGGACATGCAGACCTGGGCCGGACTGACCCGGCTGCGCGAAGCCTTCGAGCGGCTGCGCCCGGGCCTCCTCGTCTTCCAGGACGAGAACGGCGCGGAGCTCTTCGACCTCCCGGACGGCCCCCGCCCCGACGCGGACGCCCCGGCCCCGCCCCGCTTCCTCCCGGAGTTCGACAACCTGCTGCTCTCGCACGCCGACCGCGCCCGCGTGGTCGCCCCCGAGATCAAGGGACGCACGTGGACCGGGAACCAGGCCCACTGCACCCTGCTCGTGGACGGATTCCTCGCCGGCTTGTGGAAGCTGGAAGGGCAGGCGCTCACCGTCGAGCTGTTCCACCCGGTCCCGAAGGCGGCGAAGGAGGAGATCGTCGCCGAAGGGGAGTTGATGGTGGAAGGGATGGCGGACGGGATGGCGGACGGGGGTGGTGGTGCGGCCGTACGCTTCGGGGCGATCAACCCCTGA
- a CDS encoding erythromycin esterase family protein codes for MPDDMARWLNEHADRLNTLAPGAPVADLKPLGEALRGTRIVGLGESTHGTSEFFRLKHRIVEFLVREEGFTTLAMEASQSAARALDAYVRYGTGDPERLVARLGFWTWRTREMVDLVEWLRAHNRDLPEERRTRFVGTDPQLCADSVEGVAAFLSRTAPDRAGHVRALDVLARARPASLPDPDQALMRRAEEIARLVADHAEQSGPGHDADEALEHARILVRAADLVTRPLEASVGEDGVYAVRDRYMAEAVARLVDDDPEARIMVWAHNGHIAKGTYGEQVPALGSRLRERYGDAYYALALLFGKGSFLARRGNDYQGRPVRHRIGTGFRSLEARLAHALPGDYYADLRAADSPAGAAPWLHAPHAQRSFGANVPRFLYRLNTAPLVPAEDYDGIAFVARSTCSHVLPAAED; via the coding sequence GTGCCCGACGACATGGCCCGATGGCTGAACGAGCACGCCGACCGCTTGAACACCCTGGCTCCCGGTGCGCCGGTGGCGGACCTCAAACCGCTGGGCGAGGCCCTGCGGGGGACACGGATCGTCGGTTTGGGCGAATCCACCCACGGCACGAGTGAGTTCTTCCGGCTGAAGCACCGCATCGTGGAGTTCCTGGTCCGTGAGGAGGGGTTCACCACCCTCGCCATGGAGGCCAGCCAGTCCGCCGCCCGCGCGCTCGACGCGTACGTGCGGTACGGCACGGGCGACCCCGAACGGCTGGTCGCCCGGCTGGGCTTCTGGACCTGGCGCACCCGCGAGATGGTCGACCTCGTCGAGTGGCTGCGCGCCCACAACCGCGACCTGCCCGAAGAGCGCCGGACCCGCTTCGTGGGAACGGACCCCCAGCTCTGCGCCGACTCGGTCGAGGGCGTCGCCGCCTTCCTGTCCCGGACGGCGCCCGATCGAGCCGGGCACGTCCGCGCCTTGGACGTACTGGCCCGGGCCCGCCCGGCCTCGCTTCCGGACCCGGACCAGGCCCTGATGCGGCGCGCCGAGGAGATCGCCCGCCTCGTCGCGGACCACGCCGAGCAGTCGGGTCCCGGCCACGACGCCGACGAGGCCCTGGAGCACGCGCGGATCCTGGTCCGCGCCGCCGACCTGGTGACCCGCCCCCTCGAAGCCTCGGTCGGCGAGGACGGCGTGTACGCCGTGCGTGACCGCTATATGGCCGAGGCCGTCGCACGGCTCGTGGACGACGACCCCGAGGCGCGCATCATGGTCTGGGCACACAACGGGCACATCGCTAAGGGCACGTACGGAGAACAGGTGCCGGCCCTCGGTAGCAGACTCCGCGAACGGTACGGCGACGCCTACTACGCGCTGGCCCTCCTCTTCGGCAAGGGCTCCTTCCTGGCCCGCCGCGGCAACGATTACCAGGGCCGGCCGGTACGCCACCGCATCGGCACCGGCTTCCGCTCCCTGGAGGCCCGGCTCGCGCACGCCTTGCCCGGCGACTACTACGCGGACCTTCGCGCCGCGGATTCCCCTGCCGGCGCCGCGCCCTGGCTGCACGCCCCGCACGCACAGCGCAGCTTCGGCGCCAACGTCCCGCGGTTCCTCTACCGCTTGAACACGGCCCCGCTCGTTCCGGCCGAGGACTACGACGGCATCGCGTTCGTAGCACGCTCGACCTGCTCCCACGTGCTGCCCGCGGCGGAGGACTGA
- a CDS encoding LysR family transcriptional regulator translates to MQLDLNLLTALDALLEEGSVAGAAARLHVTAPAMSRSLGRIRRTTGDQILVRTGRTMTPTPYAIAVREQVHELLEQVRGVLAPSRELDPATLERTFTLRWHDSLVALSGPALLAAVRGQAPGVRLRFVAESSTDTPELRRGEVDLEANANRPSAPDIRAEHVGETRLVAVVRQGHPLTRAGTVTAQQYAAAEHVTVSRRGNLSNALDDALTRLGLARRVVAAAPTEAAALEFARGTDLVISIPEITTRTAVAELGLVVLPLPLELPSAPVYLSWHQRYDSDHAHTWLRALARTALAACGAS, encoded by the coding sequence ATGCAATTGGATTTGAATCTGCTCACCGCGCTCGACGCGCTGCTGGAGGAGGGCAGCGTGGCCGGGGCGGCCGCACGCCTGCACGTGACCGCCCCCGCGATGAGCCGGAGTCTGGGCCGGATCCGGCGCACGACCGGGGACCAGATCCTGGTGCGCACCGGCCGCACCATGACCCCGACGCCCTACGCCATCGCCGTCCGGGAACAGGTGCACGAACTGCTGGAGCAGGTCCGGGGCGTGCTGGCACCGAGCCGTGAACTCGATCCGGCAACGCTGGAACGCACCTTCACACTTCGCTGGCACGATTCCCTGGTCGCCCTCAGCGGCCCCGCGCTGCTCGCGGCCGTACGCGGACAGGCACCGGGCGTGCGGCTGCGCTTCGTCGCGGAATCGAGCACCGACACCCCTGAACTGCGACGCGGCGAGGTCGATCTGGAGGCGAACGCCAATCGCCCGAGCGCACCGGACATCCGCGCCGAGCACGTGGGTGAGACCCGCCTCGTCGCCGTCGTGAGGCAGGGGCACCCCCTTACTCGCGCCGGAACCGTCACCGCACAGCAGTACGCCGCCGCCGAACACGTCACCGTCTCGCGACGCGGAAACCTCAGCAATGCCCTCGACGACGCCCTCACCCGGCTCGGCCTCGCCCGCCGGGTGGTGGCGGCCGCCCCCACGGAAGCTGCGGCGCTGGAGTTCGCGCGCGGCACCGACCTCGTGATCAGCATCCCCGAAATCACCACGCGCACCGCGGTTGCCGAGCTCGGCCTGGTCGTGCTCCCCCTGCCTCTCGAACTCCCCTCGGCACCGGTGTACCTGTCATGGCACCAGCGTTACGACAGCGACCACGCCCACACCTGGCTGCGCGCACTGGCGCGAACCGCACTGGCCGCGTGCGGAGCGTCGTAG
- a CDS encoding 3'(2'),5'-bisphosphate nucleotidase CysQ, with protein MSETLQTPDAGLLDQTVAAVRAAGSALRERFGEVVRYQTREELMRALTVNDDTALNILRPRLTSLRPAASWVEDELDGGALPPGEWWVVDPAEGNVNHLHALPEWAVTATLVRDNQPVLTVVHLPLTGQTYTALTGAGAHLDGRPLHVSQTADLGLGIVATSQARPDEDDNVVRRVGSSITAMLFDALVVRTAVPATLHLTNVAAGRIDAFWQFAGARADLLPGALLVTEAGGRISDAQGRPWTPQSHSFLATAPDIHAQAVATLSR; from the coding sequence ATGTCCGAAACCCTTCAGACCCCTGACGCCGGCTTGCTCGATCAGACCGTGGCCGCCGTGCGCGCCGCCGGTTCGGCGCTGCGGGAGCGGTTCGGTGAGGTGGTCCGCTATCAGACCCGCGAAGAGTTGATGCGGGCGCTCACCGTCAACGACGACACGGCCCTCAACATCCTGCGCCCCCGCCTCACCAGCCTGCGCCCGGCCGCCAGTTGGGTGGAGGACGAGCTGGACGGCGGGGCGCTGCCGCCCGGTGAGTGGTGGGTCGTGGACCCGGCCGAGGGCAACGTCAACCACCTGCACGCCCTGCCCGAGTGGGCGGTGACCGCCACCCTCGTGCGCGACAACCAGCCGGTACTCACCGTGGTCCACCTGCCGCTGACCGGCCAGACCTACACCGCGCTCACCGGCGCGGGAGCCCACCTCGACGGCCGGCCCCTGCACGTCTCCCAGACCGCCGACCTCGGCCTGGGCATCGTGGCCACCAGCCAGGCCCGACCCGACGAGGACGACAACGTCGTCCGGCGCGTCGGCTCCTCGATCACCGCGATGCTCTTTGACGCACTCGTCGTCCGCACCGCCGTACCCGCCACCCTGCACCTGACGAACGTGGCCGCCGGCCGGATCGACGCCTTCTGGCAGTTCGCCGGCGCCCGCGCGGACCTACTGCCCGGCGCGCTCCTCGTCACCGAAGCCGGCGGACGCATCTCCGACGCCCAGGGCCGCCCCTGGACCCCGCAGAGCCACAGCTTCCTGGCCACCGCACCCGACATCCACGCCCAGGCCGTCGCCACCCTCTCCCGCTGA
- a CDS encoding sacsin N-terminal ATP-binding-like domain-containing protein, with translation MATPSTEAVERARRFAERLLDQEGMREADDVPEPEGRAATEAAVEHLGALFAALPGLVRHAFDRTRGHAGNLSSDRLQGLSEIVQNAEDLGATDVRVLTRERDLLVAHNGAPVRLPNVVALALPWLSSKADQAESTGRFGIGLMTLQSLSPHLEVHNGHYRVRIGDPYVSVAEPLAVPDWFADEAWTVLRIPLEQDVLAAETVDEWLDSWSAGALLFLGRVAGVTHLDARGDVRRRLALTREPGPAFKTEAGGPVEVETHLARADAGPRWLVCRTTVPSPTGVARAHKAAGPTTTIAVALSLGHGGPGRIHVGLPVEEIGPALWVSAQFDPLASRQKLDETPWNTALVPLVADLWTAAILWQFRQDPVHAWGAVPLPGDVRDAQGPGAALERRLLDQARLLVSAKLLLEVPGKGPLRLDSLAVEDEALEGVVTEEEVARLADVPSTLPQTMRDPDGRWREVLSDWENHGASAPARVDVYDARGLLGDERRSPQVTVQLAARVIEAGWSVCLLSHEWLVDNSGARYRPRGAAPVMFSAAPRGLAVELGLAREIHPAFLADTDDARAVREWLGEKDVLLGDDDPAAVIRRIADFGSAGGSTVGLPLTDSQLMLLRDGFAHVPDKRREPWGRGVGLAVRLEGHRYTVDGEREDVKTAPARAYLPSGLDSAERDESFAFAARAASGPVWLKPRYAKVLQGGSIGALRFLRLLGAETAPRPRSHRGQRARFERGPGGLPARLASGPEARTKALDALLATYTLDDYDCPDLYSVATDIAKDDDPARRRRRAAALLHVLGRSWSRFSERAEVSAAFDYHSWQHRGRTAAFWLWQLRDVAWLDDRSGTPSSPFRLRTRTTGTVAVYGAGDAYFLHPEIQDQARRRTEVLRALEVVGDARTWDLVECLRRLRREEKDGAGPNAPAALIVYEALAERVAGRAASGVSGDMPFNEVLRAFTTGEGLVLTNSGWRPPAECLIGEPLFGAARAFAPTFPGGEAFWTRLGARRPTVDDAVKVIREMAQQDKRGRRDVPEGTTQSVVLETLKMLCDPAAVRPEELTAGRLGGLPLVTSKGWLSKRPVYAVEDPMVAEGLGREHAVWRPGAELEQFEPLAGALRLTWIGAEQLDVHGTTAASHDPDATELVRAAVTHLREDLQRNAPAVARSLDCSWEDLAALTVSVTPDLICRVELPGTSAEVAVDAAVDWAFGTLHVREPSAVNRPSAGGASIAARFPGHRREAALAWTAAYDRAEQGRTAVDLSLAEDRVRRDREAAAAERDRRLRGMQDEVDRRGRTNATRRRPPAGASPTTDDRRPVPPVIEPGRFPSVPAGQPTAVFRRLVDPSTLRLAVDGGTLTPPRSGAGPATGTAPRRGLSGLSQPRSGSAIPQQRTSVRPYTTVEQEKVALDLVRSALALDETELRDLRAQHGLGADAVDELARFYELKTYGGAEPDTIQLTPAEFRRAVASDDFFLVVVSGLEEGTAPVTVRIILEPLKHLPYRLSGNVLVSGIRGAQSLVYPFESTE, from the coding sequence ATGGCGACGCCTAGCACAGAGGCGGTGGAACGGGCCCGCCGGTTTGCCGAACGGCTCCTCGACCAGGAGGGAATGAGGGAGGCGGACGACGTACCGGAGCCGGAGGGGCGGGCAGCGACCGAGGCGGCGGTCGAGCACCTGGGGGCGCTGTTCGCGGCCCTGCCGGGGCTGGTGCGCCATGCGTTCGACCGTACCAGGGGCCACGCGGGCAATCTGTCGAGCGACCGGCTGCAGGGCCTGTCCGAGATCGTCCAGAACGCGGAGGACCTCGGCGCCACCGACGTACGCGTCCTCACTAGGGAGCGGGACCTACTGGTCGCCCACAACGGCGCCCCGGTACGGCTGCCCAACGTGGTGGCCCTAGCTCTGCCGTGGCTGTCCAGCAAGGCCGACCAAGCCGAGTCGACGGGGCGTTTCGGAATCGGACTGATGACCCTACAGTCCCTCTCGCCCCACTTGGAAGTGCACAACGGCCACTACAGGGTCCGCATCGGGGACCCGTACGTTTCCGTCGCCGAACCGCTCGCCGTGCCGGACTGGTTCGCCGACGAAGCCTGGACCGTGCTCCGCATTCCTCTGGAGCAGGACGTCCTCGCCGCGGAGACGGTGGACGAGTGGCTCGACTCCTGGTCGGCCGGCGCGCTGCTGTTCCTTGGTCGGGTGGCCGGTGTCACGCACCTCGACGCTCGGGGCGACGTCCGACGCCGGCTCGCCCTGACCCGGGAGCCCGGACCCGCATTCAAGACCGAGGCCGGTGGGCCGGTCGAAGTCGAGACCCATCTCGCGCGTGCCGACGCCGGCCCCCGGTGGCTGGTGTGCCGGACCACAGTTCCGAGCCCGACCGGAGTCGCCAGGGCCCACAAGGCCGCCGGACCCACCACCACGATCGCCGTCGCCCTGTCGCTCGGACACGGTGGTCCCGGCCGGATCCATGTCGGCCTGCCGGTCGAGGAGATCGGGCCGGCCCTCTGGGTGAGCGCCCAGTTCGACCCGCTCGCCAGTCGGCAGAAGCTCGACGAGACCCCGTGGAACACCGCGCTGGTTCCGCTGGTGGCCGATCTGTGGACGGCGGCCATTCTGTGGCAGTTCAGGCAGGACCCAGTCCATGCGTGGGGCGCTGTTCCGCTGCCCGGGGACGTCCGTGACGCCCAAGGCCCTGGCGCCGCATTGGAGCGCCGACTGCTCGACCAGGCCCGACTGCTCGTGTCCGCGAAGCTGCTGCTGGAGGTGCCGGGGAAGGGGCCGCTCCGTCTCGACTCCCTTGCCGTGGAGGACGAAGCACTCGAGGGCGTCGTGACGGAGGAGGAGGTCGCCCGCCTGGCCGACGTGCCGTCCACGCTGCCCCAGACGATGCGTGATCCGGACGGCCGGTGGCGGGAGGTGCTGTCGGACTGGGAGAACCACGGGGCCAGCGCGCCGGCCCGAGTCGACGTGTATGACGCGAGGGGCCTCTTGGGCGACGAGAGGCGGTCACCGCAGGTGACGGTGCAACTGGCCGCGCGAGTCATCGAAGCGGGCTGGAGCGTCTGCCTGCTGTCACACGAGTGGCTCGTGGACAACTCCGGCGCGCGGTACCGCCCGCGGGGCGCGGCCCCAGTGATGTTCTCCGCGGCCCCGCGCGGGCTCGCGGTCGAACTGGGGCTTGCCCGTGAGATTCATCCGGCGTTTCTGGCCGACACCGACGACGCGCGGGCTGTGCGGGAATGGCTCGGTGAGAAGGACGTGCTGCTCGGCGACGATGATCCGGCGGCGGTGATCCGGCGGATCGCGGACTTCGGGTCCGCAGGAGGCAGCACTGTCGGCCTGCCTCTGACGGACAGCCAACTCATGCTGCTGCGGGACGGCTTCGCACACGTGCCGGACAAGCGACGCGAGCCCTGGGGCAGAGGGGTCGGCCTGGCCGTACGGCTGGAGGGCCACCGCTACACGGTCGACGGGGAACGGGAGGACGTCAAGACCGCCCCCGCCCGGGCCTATCTCCCGTCCGGGCTGGACAGTGCCGAGCGCGACGAGAGCTTCGCCTTCGCGGCCCGCGCGGCTTCCGGGCCGGTATGGCTGAAGCCCCGTTACGCCAAAGTGCTGCAGGGCGGCAGCATCGGGGCGCTGAGGTTCCTCCGGTTGCTCGGCGCGGAGACCGCCCCACGGCCGCGTAGCCATCGTGGGCAGCGCGCGCGGTTCGAACGAGGTCCCGGAGGATTGCCCGCACGTCTCGCCTCGGGGCCGGAGGCCCGCACGAAAGCCCTGGACGCCCTCCTCGCGACCTACACCCTCGACGACTACGACTGCCCCGACCTGTACTCCGTCGCGACCGACATCGCAAAGGATGACGATCCCGCCCGCCGCCGGCGCAGGGCGGCCGCGCTCCTCCACGTACTCGGCCGCTCGTGGAGCCGCTTCTCCGAACGTGCCGAGGTCAGCGCGGCCTTCGACTACCACTCCTGGCAGCACCGAGGGCGAACCGCCGCTTTCTGGCTCTGGCAGCTGCGCGATGTGGCATGGCTGGACGATCGGAGCGGCACCCCTTCCAGCCCGTTCAGGCTCCGTACCCGCACCACGGGCACCGTGGCCGTCTACGGGGCCGGGGACGCGTACTTCCTGCACCCGGAGATCCAGGACCAGGCGCGCCGCCGTACCGAGGTGCTACGGGCGTTGGAGGTGGTCGGCGACGCCCGTACCTGGGACCTCGTCGAGTGCCTGCGGCGGCTCCGTCGTGAGGAGAAGGACGGGGCCGGCCCGAACGCCCCGGCCGCACTGATCGTCTACGAGGCGCTGGCCGAGCGCGTCGCCGGAAGGGCGGCTTCTGGCGTGTCGGGCGACATGCCGTTCAACGAGGTACTCCGTGCTTTCACGACGGGCGAGGGGCTGGTCCTCACGAATTCCGGCTGGCGACCCCCAGCCGAGTGCCTGATCGGTGAGCCGCTGTTCGGGGCGGCTCGGGCTTTCGCTCCCACGTTCCCCGGTGGCGAGGCGTTCTGGACGCGGCTCGGGGCGCGCCGTCCGACCGTTGACGACGCGGTGAAGGTGATCAGGGAGATGGCGCAGCAGGACAAGAGGGGGCGCCGGGACGTTCCGGAAGGAACCACCCAGTCGGTCGTCCTGGAGACGCTGAAGATGCTCTGCGACCCGGCCGCCGTCCGGCCGGAGGAGCTGACGGCAGGACGGCTGGGTGGGTTGCCCCTGGTCACCAGCAAGGGTTGGTTGAGCAAGAGGCCGGTGTACGCGGTCGAGGATCCCATGGTCGCCGAGGGGCTGGGCCGGGAGCACGCAGTGTGGCGGCCGGGAGCGGAACTGGAGCAGTTCGAACCGCTGGCGGGCGCCCTGCGCCTCACGTGGATCGGGGCGGAGCAACTCGACGTGCACGGCACGACCGCCGCGTCGCACGATCCGGACGCGACGGAACTGGTCCGTGCGGCCGTAACCCATCTGCGCGAGGACCTGCAGCGCAACGCTCCTGCGGTGGCCCGCAGCCTGGACTGTTCCTGGGAGGATCTCGCGGCACTCACGGTGAGCGTGACACCGGACCTGATTTGCCGGGTGGAGCTGCCCGGCACCTCGGCCGAAGTGGCGGTCGACGCCGCTGTCGATTGGGCCTTCGGCACCCTGCACGTCCGCGAACCGTCGGCGGTCAACAGGCCCTCCGCGGGCGGTGCCTCGATCGCCGCCCGGTTCCCGGGGCACCGCCGGGAGGCGGCCCTCGCCTGGACTGCCGCGTACGACCGGGCGGAGCAGGGCCGTACCGCCGTGGACCTCAGCCTCGCGGAGGACCGGGTGCGCCGTGATCGGGAAGCCGCCGCAGCCGAACGTGACCGTCGACTCAGGGGGATGCAGGACGAAGTGGACCGACGCGGCCGGACGAACGCGACCAGAAGGCGCCCGCCTGCGGGAGCCTCGCCGACGACCGACGACCGGCGACCCGTACCGCCCGTGATCGAGCCGGGCAGGTTCCCCTCGGTCCCGGCCGGGCAGCCCACCGCCGTGTTCCGCCGGCTGGTCGACCCCAGCACCCTCCGTCTCGCCGTGGACGGCGGGACCCTCACGCCACCGCGATCCGGGGCCGGGCCCGCGACCGGCACCGCCCCGAGGAGGGGCCTGTCCGGTTTGTCGCAGCCCCGGTCCGGCTCGGCCATCCCCCAGCAGCGCACCTCTGTGCGTCCCTACACGACCGTGGAGCAGGAGAAAGTGGCGCTGGACCTCGTGCGCTCGGCACTGGCGTTGGACGAGACCGAGCTGCGTGACCTGAGGGCCCAGCACGGCCTGGGCGCGGACGCGGTGGACGAGCTGGCCCGGTTCTACGAACTCAAGACGTACGGCGGTGCCGAGCCGGACACGATCCAGCTCACGCCCGCGGAGTTCCGGCGGGCGGTCGCGAGCGACGACTTCTTCCTCGTTGTCGTCTCCGGCCTGGAGGAGGGAACGGCGCCGGTCACCGTACGGATCATCCTGGAGCCGCTGAAGCACCTGCCCTACCGACTGAGCGGCAACGTACTGGTCTCCGGCATCCGGGGTGCGCAGAGTCTCGTCTATCCGTTCGAAAGTACGGAGTAG